In Impatiens glandulifera unplaced genomic scaffold, dImpGla2.1, whole genome shotgun sequence, the following proteins share a genomic window:
- the LOC124918274 gene encoding G-type lectin S-receptor-like serine/threonine-protein kinase At1g11410, producing MSGCLKDVVEIAVKRLAKRSHQGVKEFKSEVSLIAKPQHRNLVRLLGCCVEHHEKVLVYEYLPNKGLDSFIFDGEKCSQLNWEKRYNIILGIAKGMVYLHQDSRLRIINRDLKTSNVLLDNELNPKISDFGMPRIFKGNQIEANTYRVVGTIVYMSPEYSMEGLYSIKSDVFSFGVILLRIINRRKNTSYHQEKTINLISDVTKENNTFDFNDLLDGSEEVSLVIAILLMVFWFIMVKRREERKIKERQILLTPANGSSIQPSTTGKQPLEDFSFFKLSTIVAATNNFSVSNKLGQGGFGTVYKGRLRNGIDIAVKRLAKNSDQGFEEFKNEVSLIVKLQHRNLVRLLGCCFQPHEKMLIYEYLPNKGLDSFIFDQDKCYILNWEKRFNIILGIARGMIYLHQDSRLKIIHRDLKASNILLDDGLNPKISDFGTARIFGGDQMEANTKRVVGTYGYMSPEYAMEGLYSIKSDVFSFGVILLEIINGRKNTSYHQENTINLIGHAWALWNKGKVFDIIDSRMGDLWPNQEVLKCIHIGLLCVQEHAMDRPTMSEVVFMLCKDMSLPSPKQPAFIFNGQDMHASDSLTNIKVNSINSLN from the exons ATGTCGGGATGTTTAAAGGATGTGGTAGAGATTGCTGTGAAAAGATTAGCGAAAAGGTCACATCAAGGCGTGAAAGAGTTTAAGAGTGAAGTTTCGTTAATTGCCAAACCTCAACATAGAAATTTGGTGAGGTTGTTAGGATGTTGTGTTGAACATCATGAGAAGGTTCTCGTATATGAATACTTACCGAATAAAGGCTTGGACTCATTCATTTTCG aCGGAGAGAAATGTTCTCAACTAAATTGGGAGAAACGGTATAACATCATTTTGGGAATTGCAAAGGGAATGGTTTATCTTCACCAAGATTCTCGATTGAGGATAATTAATAGGGACTTGAAAACTAGCAATGTTTTGTTAGATAATGAGTTGAATCCTAAAATCTCGGATTTTGGAATGCCAAGAATTTTTAAAGGCAATCAAATTGAAGCAAATACATATAGGGTAGTTGGAACAAT tgTTTATATGTCTCCAGAATATTCTATGGAAGGACTATATTCAATAAAATCCGATGTCTTCAGCTTTGGTGTCATATTGCTTCGGATTATAAATAGGAGGAAAAATACCAGTTACCATCAAGAGAAAACGATTAACTTGATC agcgatGTTACAAAGGAAAACAATACATTTGACTTCAACGACTTACTAGACGGATCAGAAGAAGTTT CATTAGTCATTGCCATCCTACTTATGGTTTTCTGGTTCATAATGGTTAAAAGGAGAGAAG AGAGAAAGATAAAGGAACGGCAAATACTTCTTACTCCAGCTAACGGTTCATCAATCCAACCTTCCACAACAGGAAAGCAGCCTTTAGAGGATTTCTCATTTTTCAAACTTAGTACCATTGTGGCAGCCACAAACAATTTTTCCGTTTCTAACAAACTCGGACAAGGCGGTTTTGGCACTGTTTATAAG GGGCGATTGAGGAATGGAATAGATATTGCGGTTAAAAGACTAGCAAAAAATTCCGATCAAGGTTTCGAAGAATTTAAGAATGAAGTTTCTTTAATAGTGAAACTTCAACATAGAAATTTAGTTAGGCTTTTAGGATGTTGTTTTCAACCGCATGAGAAGATGCTTATATATGAATACTTGCCAAATAAGGGATTGGACTCATTCATTTTTG ATcaagataaatgttatatactTAATTGGGAGAAGCGATTTAACATCATTTTGGGAATAGCAAGAGGAATGATATACCTTCACCAAGACTCTCGACTCAAAATCATCCATAGAGATTTAAAAGCCAGCAATATTTTATTGGATGATGGATTGAATCCTAAAATCTCCGATTTTGGAACGGCTAGAATTTTTGGAGGTGATCAAATGGAAGCCAATACAAAAAGGGTAGTTGGAACATA TGGTTATATGTCTCCAGAATATGCCATGGAAGGACTATATTCAATAAAATCTGATGTCTTCAGCTTTGGTGTCATATTGCTTGAGATTATAAATGGGAGAAAAAATACCAGTTACCATCAAGAGAACACGATAAATTTGATAGGACAT GCTTGGGCATTATGGAACAAAGGTAAAGTCTTTGATATAATTGACTCAAGGATGGGAGATTTATGGCCAAACCAAGAAGTTTTGAAATGCATTCACATAGGACTTCTATGTGTGCAAGAACATGCTATGGACAGACCAACTATGTCTGAAGTTGTTTTCATGTTATGCAAAGATATGTCTTTACCTTCTCCAAAGCAGCCCGCGTTTATCTTCAACGGACAAGACATGCATGCATCGGATTCATTGACGAACATTAAAGTGAACTCCATAAACAGCCTTAATTAG